The DNA sequence CATCCTGAAGAACCGCCCCATCTGCACTAAAGGGATTTACCCTCCACCTGGGTATTTTCTCCCAGCTGATGTTGGCTACCCATGACTACAGGAACCCCTGGCCCTTCTCACACCATATACGAGGCCATTAAGATGCATGGCGAAGCAACGATTTAATTACCATCATTGGAGAGGTCGCACAATCATTGAGCGTGCCTTTGGAATGATGAAACCCCGCTTCAGGTGCATCTTTTTAGAAGCACTTGAAGTACATCCACAGTTTGTCCCTAAGGTAATACATCATTGCAGTATTTCTGTAGTTAATTTCTTAATCAAATCTAAATATACTACTCAAAACAACAGTTCAAgcttaacattttctttttctttttcatgtctcAATAAAGTCTTGTCTTCTTTTGCTCTACCTTGTGCACAGGTAGTGACAGCATGTGTTGTATTACACAACATTTGTGTTGGTGTAGGGGATGAGCTGGAagaggctgtggaggaggaggaaaaccaGCCACCTGTTGAGGGGGATGGTGGGAAGAGCCGGAGTGGGGCGGCCTGGCGGCCCGTGCTCACAGACGAGGTGTCTGCGTTGCATGAGGCATCTCTTGACCATGACTACTTTTCCCAGGTGAATAACTAAAAGTGTGGAAGATGACCTGCTGCGCTTACATCCAAATACATAAAAGAAAGTTTGTTCTATGAGTATTAAGACAAATAACATACCTCAAAGTTACCAGCTGAAAATGATCCTTAAAGTACTCCAACGCTGTAACTGACATATGAAGTCCTCTAAGAACACCATAGGTAAACACTCATACACAGGGATGTCAGTTAAGACCATAATGAAGTACATCACTAGTACATTTTGTTTACCTTCatgatacaatattaaataaactgCAACTGTATTAGATGTAAGTATCATCTTACAGGATAGATTGGATTACCACTGGACTAACCTAAactttcttcctctgtctgcaGTCTGGAAACAACAGCAGCTGATGGCCGTTTCTTATTGTGTAGATAGTTGTAAATGTTTACGTTGTTGTAAAAAGTTACAATAGATTTTGTTAGCAAGATGAAattaatgtttcttttgtaGAGCTTGGAATACCTAACCACAAAACATCTAGGCTTAACATCATTTGTAACTTACCAAGTTTTTTTCTATTGCAATCTAAAGAATACGTTCTACGttcagtttttaataaataattaaaaaaggggGCAAAGACAAAAccagttgaattttttttttttttttttttttgccaacttCTCCAAAAGTGAGAGAAATCTATTTGACCTCTCTCTGGCCTCTGCTTCCCTCTGGTATTTAATATCCTCCTTGAGGAGATCTAGGAACGGATCCTCTCTCTCccgtctcctcttcctcctctcgtCTTCCTCTACCTCTTGTGCAGTGCTTGGCCCAGGTTTGTCCTCTTGGATCAAGGCAATAAGGCAAAGGGCGAGTCAGCTGCAGACTGCCTTAATGCCTCGTCCATGAGGGCAAACCAGGGCCAAGTTGCTGCCGTCGCCATGCCGTCCTCTGTCCCCTGACCAGTGGCAGGACACTTGCATTCTTAAACAGTGAAGATCAAAAAGTGGTGATGACTTATTACTATACGTTTCCATGCAGTGTTGTGTACAGTAGTATACTACTGAACATAAACTGCATCTGAACTCAATGTCAGTCAGGTTTACGTCCAAGGCTTACTTCAAAAATCCCAAGTGAGATTAACATCTGCCTAAACAATTATTGCCATACAATAATACCCTAAAGTACAATATCTCCCTGCTTGTGaacatatttatgttttcaaTACGAAGACGTAAACGCCTCCATTTGTTCCTTAGTccctgttaaaaaaagatgataaaaaaacgCAAGGGAGCTATCAGTGTAACGCTGTGGATTGTATAATGTTAACGTTACACAGTTTGTACAACTTATTTTGTTAGCCGGTGACGGCAACcaagctaactgttagctaAATGACAGGTCCGGTTGagttagcctaccgttagctcGTGAGGTATCTAGCATTATCAGTAGCAatttgtgttggcatttaatCGTTAAACTTTACGTGTATGTATCAGCGTTTAACATATGTACGGTAACGTTAAACACTAAAGATAACAATCCACTTGAAATCATATGTCCCTGTCACTCCGCGTTGATccaccatttttatttttgttaacgAGACGGCAAAGCCCCGCacaggattgtgggtgatttgggaccgcgaaggatacacacatgcatccttctctgtctatgggaatTCTCTGAACAAAGGACTCAATCCTTGAAGGAATTTGGAGGATCCTCgacattggaacggtccttTGACGGATGTGGATGACGGAGCATCCTCGAAATTATGGCTTTGGAGGATCCTTCTTTGAGAAACGTCTGTTTCTTAGGCACTTCACACATATAGTTGGCATTCCTGTACTGAAATTTTTTGATGGCAGCCCAACATAAAAGTTAAAAGGTATCTTGGTAAATACTAATAGGTTGGCCGATAGGTAACAATaggtgaaaaaaacagaggagggggatgttttttttatcatggaCAACAAACCATGGTAGCCCAATGGTAAACACTGTgacctcacagcaagaaggttttgggtttgaatccaggttgttccgggcctttctgtgggtaatttgtatgttctccccatgttggatgggtttcctccgggtgctccagtttcccccaccatcaaaaaacatgtagatTAGGTTCTGCTCTGTAACGGCCAAACACAGCTAGCAACAGCCGCTCAGATTTTATCGTTTTATCGCACGATAGACTGTTCATTTCACAGCGCTTTACTTGGTTTAAATCACTTCCATTGGTAATATAAGGTCTGTTGGTGAAGTAGCGTTGATCCCTTTGAGTAGggggatacatttttttccccaccggGGATTCAAATTATTCAGCACAGGCAGGGATCCCACGCCCCCCCCGCCCGGAAAATCGCGCCCTGGGTATAGTTGCAATGAGATAAAATCAGCCAATACAGTGTATTGCCTCCGTATTTACTGATTTACCCATTTACTCACGTATTCCTGTACTTCCCaagtaatttattaaataacttgttcacacacacacacacacacacacacacacacacacacacttttaacttACAGTCAAGTCATAAGATCAGAAAAAGGTATTTCCAggtaggtctagaccagatgGCAAgccagcagagaaagagagggatttCAACATCATAGAGAGTTCACAGAGTTGCACCCCAAAAGTGGATTTTCATGTTTGTCTGGGGACTCTGCAGTAATgttatataaagaaaaaaagaaacttttgaGTGCTTCCTCAAAGGTTACTTTTCACTGCATAGTGATAGTGTTAATGGACACCGGCTTGGGCTGCGGGGAGCGATGTTGTGTTTGTAAGACACAATATGACAGGAGAGAAAGCTATCATAGGTTAAGCCACTGCTATATTCAACATAATTTGGGTCAAAAATAGCAGCCCCAAAGTTGGCAATGGCAAGACAGCAGCCTATACCGTAGAATtacaagagagaaataaagacaaataattatCAGTGCAGTTTAGATAGTCATCTGAAAAAAGTGTAGACACGTTGCTTGCTGGCCTGCTtgcaaacaatgaaaacatattcTTATCCATTTCTTGTTGATATGCTAAGCATGCTATGTTTAGGCACAGCTGACATCCTTTGGGGGTCTCCTCAATATCTCCTTTTGCAACATCACTGAAAATGATGTTGAAGTTGCCTATAATGGAAACAGCCCGAAACAGCACAGCATACAAATGTGTGCATACTCACTGCAGCTTtgctctggtgttttttttaaacaaatatgcCATGCCAGTGGAGGACACATGCAGATCAAAGACTATCTGTAACCTGGGGAAATTGGGAATGTAGTTGACAAAGGTGTGAgtgacaaaagcaaaaaaacagcgACAAAGAGCAATTATTTTGTAATAGTTGACCCACAACAGGTTAATGAGATGCCAATAATGAATCATAATCAATACGATCTCATACATATATGTAACACTACTTCCCAACATCAACTGCCTTGACTCTAATTTCAGACTGATCTCACGAAATGGCGTGTGTATGACACACCAATTCGTATGCAATTATTGGTGTGTTGTCAAGACGCATATTTGCTTTTTAGTTTTAGGCTTTTAGTTTTGGCTTTTCTGCTTATGGAGGGTGGTCGTGGTGGTGGATgagtaaaacacaggactttcacccggAAGGCCGGGAATCGTGTCCCATGT is a window from the Etheostoma cragini isolate CJK2018 chromosome 16, CSU_Ecrag_1.0, whole genome shotgun sequence genome containing:
- the LOC117959432 gene encoding putative nuclease HARBI1, giving the protein MAKQRFNYHHWRGRTIIERAFGMMKPRFRCIFLEALEVHPQFVPKVVTACVVLHNICVGVGDELEEAVEEEENQPPVEGDGGKSRSGAAWRPVLTDEVSALHEASLDHDYFSQVNN